A window of Hevea brasiliensis isolate MT/VB/25A 57/8 chromosome 14, ASM3005281v1, whole genome shotgun sequence contains these coding sequences:
- the LOC110650675 gene encoding CASP-like protein 4D1 encodes MPPPTPSMASRMSALVLRVLTFIFLLASLIILTTNTATLEVDLVEVKVHFKDVYAYRYMVAAIVIGFAYTILQMAFTLYHVATGNRAMSDDGSLVFDFYGDKVISYVLATGAAAGFGVTKDMKSIFAGSGNFDQFFNKGYASASLLLLGFICTAILSVISSYALPKHV; translated from the exons ATGCCACCTCCTACACCATCCATGGCTTCTCGTATGTCTGCTCTTGTCTTGAGGGTTCTCACTTTTATTTTCCTCTTGGCTTCACTTATTATCTTGACCACCAACACTGCCACCTTAGAAGTTGATCTCGTCGAGGTTAAAGTCCACTTCAAAGATGTTTATGCGTATCG GTACATGGTTGCAGCAATTGTTATTGGATTTGCATACACAATCTTGCAAATGGCTTTCACATTATACCACGTTGCCACTGGAAATCGAGCGATGAGTGATGATGGAAGCCTTGTTTTTGACTTCTATGGTGACAAG GTAATATCATATGTTTTAGCCACTGGTGCAGCTGCAGGATTTGGAGTTACAAAAGATAT gaaATCAATATTTGCAGGTTCAGGAAATTTTGACCAATTCTTCAACAAAGGCTATGCCTCTGCCAGTCTCCTCCTCCTGGGATTCATCTGCACTGCAATATTATCTGTCATCTCTTCCTATGCACTCCCTAAGCATGTTTAA
- the LOC110650674 gene encoding uncharacterized protein LOC110650674 has protein sequence MPAVTDIKHPSHPRHYLKLEHPSTPYFCDGCKELGFGRCYRCRNCMFYMHEECAIPSSPTYHHLFEGCRFDFYKRSPTFGDRICDACGKDVKGFLYHCSSRGYDMHPNCAKLPLTLSSEGVTLELKKKASSACQKCRILSGPKSWFYVSTCRRYCLHVACIKEMILEAWKNKYFDQQRRHEINRNRLELPRIASGRERTGHRGRSLSPGREIQGHKGRTGSSGGRDSRIDRKTKGYTNKGRCSSCGRYPSNRGIIKGYVGTNTAMILFKTGIKVLEIIFSVILGVPIPPIMSAAYYFATILFST, from the coding sequence ATGCCTGCTGTCACCGATATTAAGCATCCCAGCCACCCACGGCACTATCTAAAACTCGAACATCCCTCCACACCTTACTTCTGTGATGGGTGTAAAGAGCTCGGATTTGGGAGATGCTATAGATGCAGAAACTGTATGTTTTATATGCATGAGGAATGTGCAATACCTTCCTCACCTACTTACCATCATCTCTTTGAAGGATGTAGATTCGACTTTTATAAGAGATCTCCAACATTTGGGGATAGAATTTGTGATGCATGCGGGAAAGATGTGAAAGGGTTTCTGTACCATTGCTCGTCTAGGGGATATGATATGCACCCTAACTGTGCAAAGCTCCCACTCACCTTAAGTAGTGAAGGTGTGACACTAGAACTGAAAAAAAAGGCTTCCTCAGCTTGCCAAAAATGTCGTATTCTTAGTGGTCCAAAAAGCTGGTTTTATGTTTCTACTTGCCGCAGATACTGTCTTCATGTGGCATGTATAAAAGAGATGATTCTTGAGGCCTGGAAAAATAAATACTTTGATCAACAAAGACGCCATGAAATCAATAGAAATCGCTTAGAATTGCCGCGTATAGCATCTGGAAGAGAGAGAACAGGACATAGGGGAAGAAGCTTATCACCTGGCAGAGAGATACAAGGACACAAGGGAAGAACAGGCTCATCGGGTGGACGGGATAGCAGAATTGACAGAAAGACAAAAGGGTATACGAATAAGGGAAGATGCTCATCATGCGGACGATATCCTAGCAATCGCGGAATCATAAAGGGATATGTGGGAACGAACACTGCAATGATCTTGTTTAAAACTGGAATCAAAGTTCTCGAAATTATCTTTTCGGTTATTTTGGGAGTTCCGATCCCTCCGATTATGTCTGCTGCTTATTATTTTGCCACTATATTATTTTCAACTTAA